The following proteins are co-located in the Pseudomonas cavernae genome:
- a CDS encoding polysaccharide deacetylase family protein, translating into MAARDLVGYGGCPPHPRWPGAARVAVQFVLNIEEGAESCILNGDAQSEAYLHELPGRPPRTGERDLSVEGMYEYGSRAGVWRILELFSARGLPLTAFAVGRALELNPQIGQALGAGGHEVAGHGYRWLDYRDIPEDEERRHIRLTLELIERICGKRPIGWYTGRVSQNTRRLLREDGGLLYSSDAYNDDLPYWLPGSPAHLVIPYTLVNNDARYLLPNGFASGEDFFRLLKDAFDLLWLEGAHRPKMMSVGLHGRISGHPARALALARFLDYLQGHDSVWICQREEIARHWLAEFPA; encoded by the coding sequence ATGGCCGCGCGCGATCTGGTCGGTTACGGCGGTTGTCCACCCCATCCGCGCTGGCCGGGTGCGGCGCGCGTCGCGGTGCAGTTCGTGCTCAACATCGAGGAGGGTGCGGAGTCGTGCATCCTCAATGGTGACGCCCAGTCGGAGGCCTATCTCCACGAGCTGCCGGGCCGCCCGCCGCGCACGGGCGAGCGGGACCTGAGCGTCGAGGGCATGTACGAATACGGCTCGCGCGCAGGGGTGTGGCGCATCCTGGAGCTGTTCAGCGCCCGCGGCCTGCCCCTGACCGCCTTCGCCGTCGGCCGGGCACTGGAGCTCAACCCGCAGATCGGCCAGGCGCTCGGCGCTGGCGGGCACGAGGTCGCCGGGCATGGTTACCGTTGGCTGGACTATCGCGACATCCCCGAAGACGAAGAGCGGCGCCATATCCGCCTGACCCTCGAGCTGATCGAGCGGATCTGCGGCAAGCGCCCCATAGGTTGGTACACCGGGCGGGTCAGTCAGAACACCCGTCGCCTGTTGCGCGAGGACGGCGGGCTGCTCTACAGCTCGGACGCCTACAACGATGACCTGCCCTATTGGCTCCCAGGTTCGCCCGCCCACCTGGTGATCCCCTACACCCTGGTCAACAACGACGCCCGCTATCTGCTGCCGAACGGTTTCGCTTCCGGGGAGGACTTCTTCCGCCTGCTCAAGGATGCGTTCGACCTGCTGTGGCTGGAGGGCGCGCACCGTCCGAAGATGATGAGCGTCGGCCTGCATGGCCGGATCAGCGGCCACCCCGCACGGGCGCTGGCGCTGGCGCGCTTTCTCGATTACCTGCAAGGCCACGACTCGGTGTGGATCTGCCAGCGGGAAGAGATTGCCAGGCACTGGCTGGCCGAATTCCCCGCCTAG
- a CDS encoding GNAT family N-acetyltransferase, with product MSNQLVIRNMTRTELDQLVGWAAREGWNPGLHDAELFWATDPEAFIAADLDGELIGGGAITSYKGEFGFMGFFIVRPEYRGRGLGNAIWHARRERLLARLHPGASIGMDGVFAMQDYYAKGGFVFSHRNLRFRTEIPERPATSPVDGQDIVPLAAFAFDRVLDYDRTCFPAARPTFLSGWIAQPDALALGCRRAGRLSGYGVVRRCREGCKIGPLFADDALTANALYAQLAGFAAGGPLFLDAPENNPAALALVHRHGMAEVFGCARMYLGPPPALAHERVFGVTTFELG from the coding sequence GTGTCGAATCAGCTGGTAATACGCAACATGACCCGCACCGAGCTGGACCAGCTCGTCGGCTGGGCGGCACGCGAGGGCTGGAATCCCGGCCTTCACGATGCCGAGCTGTTCTGGGCTACGGACCCTGAGGCCTTCATCGCTGCGGACCTTGACGGCGAGCTGATCGGCGGCGGTGCCATCACGTCCTACAAGGGCGAATTCGGCTTCATGGGTTTCTTCATCGTGCGGCCCGAATATCGCGGCCGCGGGCTCGGCAATGCCATCTGGCACGCCCGCCGCGAACGCCTCCTCGCCCGCCTGCACCCAGGTGCGAGCATCGGCATGGATGGCGTCTTCGCGATGCAGGACTACTACGCCAAGGGTGGCTTCGTCTTCTCCCATCGCAACCTGCGTTTTCGTACCGAGATCCCCGAACGTCCGGCAACCTCGCCGGTTGACGGCCAGGACATAGTCCCGCTGGCTGCCTTTGCGTTCGACCGGGTGCTCGATTACGACCGCACCTGCTTCCCCGCCGCGCGCCCGACCTTCCTCAGCGGGTGGATAGCCCAACCCGATGCGCTCGCCCTGGGTTGCCGGCGCGCCGGGAGGCTGAGCGGATACGGCGTGGTCCGGCGCTGCCGGGAAGGCTGCAAGATCGGCCCCTTGTTCGCCGACGACGCCTTGACGGCCAATGCCCTCTACGCGCAGCTGGCAGGCTTCGCCGCGGGCGGCCCGCTGTTCCTCGACGCCCCGGAGAACAACCCCGCCGCGCTGGCGCTCGTGCATCGACATGGGATGGCCGAGGTGTTCGGCTGCGCGCGCATGTACCTCGGCCCTCCGCCGGCTCTGGCGCACGAGCGGGTCTTCGGCGTCACCACCTTCGAGCTGGGCTGA
- the mobI gene encoding conjugative transfer protein MobI(A/C), with protein MPTSFDISQIVTGLDEAYEALMDNAKALQEAFFIEAKENLEDGRSHVPIVIVLKKSNGNSTAINWARMLAKKGGDGKPTRPYPRAITRGTGRGKRSFYYPVERFAFLPQKMRKLVLYYDAILASIREQASAILDERRRIVAMADKISSVMEHCTAVSERVTLSNPSGTRL; from the coding sequence ATGCCCACCAGCTTCGACATTTCGCAGATCGTTACTGGCCTAGACGAGGCCTATGAGGCCCTGATGGACAACGCCAAAGCGCTTCAGGAAGCCTTTTTCATCGAGGCAAAGGAAAACCTGGAGGATGGCCGCAGCCATGTGCCCATTGTGATTGTCCTGAAGAAGAGCAATGGCAACTCCACCGCCATCAACTGGGCTCGCATGCTGGCAAAAAAAGGTGGCGACGGTAAGCCAACCAGGCCGTACCCACGAGCCATCACGCGGGGCACGGGCAGAGGCAAGCGATCCTTCTACTACCCGGTAGAGCGCTTTGCGTTCCTGCCGCAGAAGATGAGGAAGTTGGTTCTGTATTACGACGCAATTCTCGCGAGTATCCGGGAGCAGGCAAGCGCCATCCTTGATGAGCGCCGACGCATCGTGGCGATGGCCGACAAAATTTCGTCGGTAATGGAGCACTGCACTGCGGTGAGCGAGCGTGTGACGCTATCAAACCCTAGTGGCACTAGGCTGTGA
- a CDS encoding MBL fold metallo-hydrolase → MSIRIHHLNCGTMCVACQRLINGYGSWRKPGKLICHCLLIETPESLVLVDTGIGQADVRDPRRRLGSGFLSIIHPQLSMEETALSQVRALGYDPCDVRHIVPTHLDMDHAGGLSDFPAAKVHVFKPELEPVLKPRMRDRVRFRQPQFEHSPHWVVHEEQGDSWFGFGSIQAIPGLSTDVLLIPLVGHTRGHSGVAVRQGDKWLLHCGDAYYHHSQISSRPQAPAGLVVFEAAVQTIRCQRLRNQARLRHLAAHHGNEVELFCAHDPVELERYTGTG, encoded by the coding sequence ATGAGTATTCGTATCCATCACCTCAACTGCGGAACCATGTGTGTTGCCTGCCAGAGGCTGATCAACGGGTACGGCAGCTGGCGCAAGCCCGGCAAGCTAATCTGCCACTGCTTGCTCATCGAAACCCCAGAGTCGCTAGTACTAGTGGATACGGGAATCGGTCAGGCTGATGTACGCGACCCGCGGCGCCGTCTCGGTTCTGGATTTCTTTCAATCATCCATCCACAGCTTTCCATGGAGGAAACGGCACTTTCGCAGGTGCGTGCGCTCGGCTACGACCCCTGCGACGTGCGGCATATCGTGCCGACTCATTTGGATATGGATCATGCAGGAGGACTGAGCGACTTCCCAGCGGCGAAGGTGCATGTTTTCAAGCCCGAGCTAGAGCCAGTATTGAAGCCACGCATGCGCGATCGGGTTCGTTTCCGACAACCCCAGTTCGAGCACAGCCCTCATTGGGTGGTGCACGAGGAACAAGGGGACAGTTGGTTTGGCTTCGGGAGCATTCAAGCGATACCAGGGCTGAGTACTGACGTGCTCCTCATTCCACTGGTTGGCCATACCCGCGGCCATTCCGGGGTAGCTGTCCGCCAAGGAGACAAGTGGCTCCTACACTGCGGGGACGCGTACTACCACCACAGCCAGATCAGCTCGCGACCTCAAGCGCCAGCCGGCCTAGTGGTGTTCGAGGCAGCGGTACAGACGATTCGCTGCCAACGTCTTCGAAACCAGGCTCGGCTACGCCACTTAGCCGCACACCATGGGAATGAGGTCGAGTTGTTCTGCGCTCACGACCCCGTCGAACTGGAACGTTACACGGGTACAGGTTAA
- a CDS encoding M24 family metallopeptidase produces the protein MPIGYELEPNGMLDRMYRWFSKVSSRHVGAAEELPPKETLDGHLAAQRLAYDAVVHVSKLLRVGMTELEAATLLENYLKDHGTERYLHRAFAWFGSHSRFDEYQSYSDYHPSDRVLEEDHVVILDVSPVVDGYIGDVGYTVCLKPNEEMEKAKTFLLQLREDLPKMFGSTMTAGEIWLDIDRRIKDAGYDNVHSKYPHCVLGHRVFRVKPKQGKHLRIGNRSFGWFSLETNMAFLKMGLSATLTPEHIGRKLGLWAIEPHIGWAGGGAKFEEILVVEPGRCYWLDDNVPHVLEAKQRQAAAAAN, from the coding sequence ATGCCTATAGGTTACGAACTCGAACCGAATGGAATGCTGGATCGGATGTACCGGTGGTTCTCCAAAGTTTCGTCGCGCCATGTCGGCGCGGCCGAGGAGCTGCCACCCAAGGAAACCTTGGACGGGCACCTTGCCGCACAGCGTCTGGCCTATGACGCAGTTGTTCATGTCAGCAAACTCCTACGGGTCGGCATGACCGAACTCGAAGCCGCCACTCTGCTGGAAAATTATCTGAAGGATCACGGCACCGAGCGCTATCTACACCGCGCTTTTGCTTGGTTCGGTTCGCACTCACGCTTCGACGAGTACCAATCCTACAGCGACTACCACCCCAGTGATCGCGTGCTTGAGGAAGACCACGTAGTGATCTTGGACGTTTCTCCCGTGGTGGACGGTTACATCGGAGATGTGGGTTATACCGTCTGCCTCAAACCCAACGAAGAAATGGAAAAAGCTAAAACCTTCCTGCTGCAGCTGCGGGAAGACCTACCCAAGATGTTCGGCAGCACGATGACCGCTGGCGAAATTTGGCTGGATATCGATCGGCGCATCAAAGATGCCGGTTATGACAACGTCCACAGCAAGTATCCGCATTGCGTACTTGGCCATCGCGTATTCCGTGTCAAACCCAAACAAGGCAAACACCTGCGCATCGGTAATCGTTCCTTCGGCTGGTTCTCTCTAGAGACCAACATGGCTTTCTTGAAGATGGGGCTGTCAGCCACGCTGACTCCCGAGCACATCGGTCGAAAGCTCGGACTATGGGCCATCGAACCCCACATCGGCTGGGCCGGAGGCGGCGCCAAATTCGAAGAAATCTTGGTTGTTGAGCCCGGCCGCTGCTACTGGTTGGACGATAACGTCCCCCACGTGCTGGAAGCCAAACAACGCCAGGCCGCGGCGGCGGCGAACTAG
- a CDS encoding spinster family MFS transporter produces MNNNNTGYPSPQRAWSMVFILMLAYILSFVDRQILSLLVEPIRRDLLLNDTQISLLMGLAFAVFYTLCGLPLGRAADSRSRRGLIAIGILVWSAATAFCGLAKNYWHFLIGRIGVGAGEAALNPAAYSLIADSFPDDRRATAMSVYAMGVYLGSGAAYMLGGLIIKFASAQGDIVLPVLGEIRHWQMIFVILGALGIAFTLTLLAIKEPARRGAGAGVAIPVKDVGRYIMSNRRTVLLHNFGFALLMLVGYGMGAWAPSFFIRTYGWTPTEVGMIYGSIVLVFGCLGVVSGGRLADYLRKRGYRDASMRVGLFAAVLGLPTAFAPLAPNGTLAAVLQVPAVFFMSMPIGVAAAALQEIMPNQMRGQAIALYSLIASMIGLGLGPTAVALITDYGFRDPAAVRYSMVIVSLIGLSAGALLLGRGLIHYRKTHADLALWRPATPAA; encoded by the coding sequence ATGAACAATAACAATACTGGTTACCCCTCCCCTCAGCGTGCCTGGAGCATGGTGTTCATCCTGATGCTTGCGTACATCTTGTCGTTCGTGGACCGACAGATATTGAGCCTCTTGGTCGAACCGATCCGCCGCGACCTGCTGTTGAATGACACACAAATCAGTCTGCTAATGGGCCTAGCATTTGCTGTCTTCTACACGCTTTGTGGGCTGCCTCTGGGGCGTGCCGCTGACTCCCGGAGCCGTCGTGGACTAATCGCCATTGGCATTCTGGTCTGGAGCGCCGCCACCGCCTTCTGTGGCCTTGCCAAGAATTACTGGCATTTCCTGATCGGACGTATCGGCGTGGGTGCCGGCGAGGCAGCACTCAACCCGGCAGCCTATTCGCTCATTGCCGACAGTTTTCCTGATGATCGACGTGCTACGGCCATGAGCGTCTACGCCATGGGCGTGTACCTGGGCTCCGGTGCGGCCTATATGCTTGGTGGTCTCATCATCAAGTTTGCTTCGGCGCAGGGCGACATCGTGCTGCCGGTCCTGGGCGAGATACGCCATTGGCAGATGATCTTCGTCATCCTGGGTGCGCTAGGTATCGCGTTCACACTGACCCTGCTGGCCATCAAGGAGCCCGCCCGCCGCGGTGCGGGCGCCGGCGTAGCAATCCCGGTCAAGGACGTGGGGCGCTACATCATGTCCAATCGCAGAACCGTACTCCTGCACAACTTCGGTTTCGCGTTGCTGATGCTGGTTGGTTATGGCATGGGGGCTTGGGCGCCGAGCTTTTTCATCCGCACCTACGGTTGGACCCCCACTGAAGTTGGCATGATCTACGGCAGCATCGTGTTGGTGTTTGGCTGCCTCGGCGTGGTGAGTGGTGGACGTTTGGCTGACTATCTTCGCAAGCGAGGTTACCGCGATGCCTCGATGCGTGTAGGCCTGTTTGCCGCAGTATTGGGGCTTCCCACAGCCTTTGCTCCATTGGCACCGAATGGCACCCTGGCTGCAGTGCTACAAGTTCCAGCGGTGTTCTTCATGAGCATGCCTATCGGCGTTGCAGCCGCAGCCCTGCAGGAAATCATGCCCAACCAGATGCGCGGGCAAGCTATTGCTTTGTATAGCCTGATCGCCAGCATGATTGGCCTGGGCCTTGGTCCAACTGCGGTCGCGCTGATTACCGACTACGGGTTCCGTGACCCGGCGGCAGTGCGTTACTCGATGGTTATCGTCTCCCTCATCGGTCTAAGCGCGGGCGCGCTGCTGTTGGGGCGAGGCCTGATCCATTACCGCAAGACCCATGCGGACCTGGCGCTTTGGCGACCAGCTACACCGGCCGCGTAA
- a CDS encoding 2,4'-dihydroxyacetophenone dioxygenase family protein — MPISVYSHHELLTLNTKELPIYEDAMAPYFPGVDLQPLYLDPSLGVWVLRVIFHPGVTLPCHYHTGTVHLFTMSGKWNYVEYPDQPQTAGSYLFEPGGSIHTFMTPADNTEPTDTFMVVYGANVNFDAQGNYLGMMDANDIMLAIENLVQARGLEPAKYIRPLPAAYTTK, encoded by the coding sequence ATGCCCATTTCCGTCTATAGCCATCACGAGCTACTGACGCTGAACACCAAAGAACTGCCGATTTACGAAGACGCAATGGCCCCGTATTTCCCAGGGGTAGATTTGCAGCCCCTGTATCTGGACCCCAGCTTGGGGGTCTGGGTGTTGCGGGTGATCTTCCATCCCGGGGTCACGCTGCCTTGCCACTACCACACCGGCACCGTTCACCTGTTCACGATGTCCGGCAAGTGGAACTACGTGGAGTATCCCGACCAGCCGCAAACCGCAGGCAGCTACCTGTTCGAGCCAGGCGGCTCGATTCACACCTTCATGACCCCGGCAGACAACACCGAGCCGACGGACACCTTCATGGTGGTGTACGGCGCGAACGTCAATTTTGATGCCCAAGGCAACTACCTCGGAATGATGGATGCCAACGACATCATGTTGGCCATCGAAAACCTGGTGCAGGCGCGAGGTTTGGAGCCGGCCAAGTACATCCGACCGCTACCGGCTGCGTACACCACAAAGTGA
- a CDS encoding DUF1302 domain-containing protein, with the protein MYSSQKFAGIKASALAVAVCSAMVGKANAFTFNYGELEGQFDSALSVGASWAASDPKSSLIGVNNGGTGSSTTSDDGRLNFKKGETFSKIFKGVHDLDLRYRNYGFFARGKYWYDFELKDESRPFKDIDDTNRKRGAQSSGAELLDMFAYYNYDLAGMSGSFRVGKQVVSWGESTFIGGGINSINPVDISALRRPGSELKEGLIPVEMIYLTQGLTENTSVEMFYQLDWKQIVLDNCGTYFGIDNMADGCLANTVSANLTGNPAAVAALTPEGVVLTPEGIQIPRAGDNDARNGGQWGAALRWNSLLLDTEFAAYFMNYHSRLPYYSLITGPHTADTGFAGALCSNAGVGGAACAGLANALGGAYRLGTSQYFVDYPEDVRLYGLSFATTLSIGTAIQGELSFRPNAPLQISGTDMTLAALGTPAVSPVYSTGLYDVANNQTISGYQRKDMTQLQAGATHIFNRVAGADRLILVGEAAVVHTGGLDNKLGVRFGRDGAFGQGVLANNALCTASTNTSNPQYCNDEGFTTSTAWGYRLRGVLDYRDVLPSLNMRPSLAFSHDVDGYGPSISPFLEDSKAISIGVDGDYDSLYTMSLSYTNYFDGKYNTQVDRDFVALSFGVNF; encoded by the coding sequence ATGTATTCATCACAAAAGTTCGCGGGCATTAAAGCCAGCGCGCTGGCCGTCGCCGTTTGCTCGGCAATGGTGGGCAAAGCCAATGCTTTTACCTTCAACTATGGCGAGCTTGAAGGGCAGTTCGACTCCGCACTCTCGGTAGGTGCCAGCTGGGCCGCATCCGATCCAAAATCCAGCCTAATCGGCGTCAACAACGGCGGTACTGGCAGCAGTACAACCAGTGACGACGGCCGCCTTAACTTCAAGAAGGGCGAAACTTTCTCGAAGATTTTCAAGGGCGTGCACGACCTGGATCTGCGCTACCGAAACTACGGCTTCTTTGCGCGGGGCAAGTACTGGTACGACTTTGAACTCAAGGACGAAAGCCGCCCCTTCAAGGACATCGACGACACCAACCGTAAGCGTGGTGCACAGTCCTCCGGCGCCGAACTGCTGGATATGTTCGCCTATTACAACTACGACCTCGCCGGCATGTCCGGCTCGTTTCGGGTAGGCAAGCAGGTCGTTAGCTGGGGCGAAAGTACCTTCATCGGTGGCGGTATCAACTCCATCAACCCGGTGGACATATCGGCTCTGCGCCGTCCTGGCTCAGAGCTGAAAGAAGGTCTGATTCCGGTCGAGATGATCTATCTGACTCAGGGTCTGACCGAGAATACGTCGGTGGAAATGTTCTATCAGTTGGACTGGAAGCAAATCGTCCTGGACAACTGTGGCACCTACTTCGGCATCGACAATATGGCCGACGGCTGCCTTGCCAATACCGTGAGTGCCAACCTGACGGGCAATCCGGCGGCCGTTGCCGCGCTGACTCCTGAAGGCGTAGTCCTGACCCCGGAAGGCATTCAGATACCGCGAGCGGGCGACAATGACGCGCGCAACGGCGGGCAGTGGGGGGCGGCGTTGCGTTGGAACTCGTTGTTGCTGGATACCGAGTTCGCGGCCTACTTCATGAACTACCACAGTCGTTTGCCCTACTACAGCCTGATCACCGGCCCGCACACCGCCGACACTGGCTTTGCTGGCGCCCTGTGTTCCAACGCCGGGGTTGGCGGTGCCGCCTGCGCCGGTCTAGCCAATGCACTGGGTGGGGCCTACCGCCTGGGCACCTCGCAGTACTTCGTCGATTACCCTGAAGACGTTCGTCTATATGGCTTGAGCTTCGCCACCACGCTATCAATCGGTACTGCCATTCAGGGCGAACTCTCGTTCCGCCCCAATGCGCCATTACAGATCAGTGGCACCGACATGACCCTGGCGGCCCTGGGCACACCTGCTGTTTCGCCGGTTTACAGCACCGGTCTGTACGACGTAGCGAACAACCAGACCATCAGTGGCTACCAGCGCAAGGACATGACTCAGCTGCAGGCTGGTGCCACGCATATCTTCAACCGCGTCGCTGGCGCCGATCGCCTGATTCTGGTGGGTGAGGCGGCCGTAGTACACACCGGCGGGCTGGACAACAAGTTAGGTGTTCGCTTCGGTCGTGATGGCGCTTTTGGCCAAGGCGTGTTGGCTAACAATGCCCTGTGTACCGCATCGACCAACACCTCCAACCCGCAGTACTGCAACGACGAAGGTTTTACCACCTCAACGGCCTGGGGCTACCGCCTGCGCGGGGTCCTCGATTACCGCGATGTGCTGCCGAGCTTGAACATGCGCCCATCCCTGGCCTTCTCCCATGACGTGGACGGCTATGGTCCGTCGATCTCACCGTTCCTGGAAGACAGCAAGGCAATCAGCATCGGCGTCGATGGCGACTACGACAGCCTCTACACCATGAGCCTGTCGTACACCAATTACTTCGACGGCAAGTACAACACCCAAGTTGATCGTGACTTCGTCGCGCTGAGCTTCGGTGTCAACTTCTGA
- a CDS encoding DUF1329 domain-containing protein gives MNNYKHLFQGVSVALTLLSVSAMAAVTPEVADQLGKKLTPMGAERAGNADGSIPEWTGGLPTNIGSVDERGFRQNIFKDEKPLLTIDASNYGQYKDKLSVGQQAMFTRYPKTFKMHVYPTHRTLALTDDVYADTKKNATTTQLTSDGFGIQNYFRGVAFPIPQNGNELIWNHLTRPIGSGYRRTTITAVPEADGKFTANAMLQELQIASYLTDYDKLENKNLAGFYKLRNLSPAIYAGNVFVTHDSFNPVAEPRSAWSYNAGQRRVRRAPQIAYDGPSSTGGAQHTADNFTMFNGATDRYDWKIVGKREMYIPYNNYALEDPKLTYDDIVKPGHLNPEYVRYELHRVWVLEATLREGKRHMYAKREMYLDEDSWSISLVDHYDNRGNFWRLSEAYLTQLYDIKVMAMPIESCYDIVNGRYFTAGLRNEVPTKAEYNATAAFSNFSPNSLRTSGVR, from the coding sequence ATGAACAACTACAAGCATCTGTTCCAGGGGGTCAGCGTTGCGCTGACCTTGTTGAGCGTTAGCGCCATGGCAGCTGTCACCCCAGAGGTGGCCGATCAGTTGGGCAAGAAACTCACTCCGATGGGTGCCGAGCGTGCCGGCAATGCCGACGGTAGCATTCCCGAATGGACCGGTGGCCTGCCCACCAATATCGGTAGCGTGGATGAACGCGGATTTCGCCAGAACATCTTCAAGGATGAGAAGCCGCTACTGACCATCGATGCATCCAACTATGGGCAGTACAAAGACAAGCTCTCAGTTGGCCAGCAAGCGATGTTCACGCGCTACCCCAAAACTTTCAAGATGCACGTCTATCCGACGCATCGCACTCTGGCGCTCACCGACGATGTTTATGCCGACACAAAAAAGAACGCCACCACCACACAGCTGACGTCCGATGGTTTTGGCATTCAGAACTACTTCCGCGGTGTAGCCTTCCCGATTCCGCAAAATGGCAACGAGCTGATCTGGAACCACCTCACCCGTCCGATCGGCTCCGGCTACCGCCGCACCACCATCACGGCGGTACCGGAGGCCGACGGCAAGTTCACCGCCAATGCCATGCTGCAGGAGCTGCAGATTGCCTCGTATCTGACCGATTACGACAAGCTGGAAAACAAGAATCTGGCGGGTTTCTACAAGCTGCGCAACCTCTCTCCGGCCATCTATGCGGGTAACGTTTTCGTCACGCACGACTCGTTCAATCCGGTGGCCGAGCCGCGCTCGGCCTGGAGCTACAACGCAGGCCAGCGTCGGGTCCGCCGCGCACCGCAGATCGCCTATGACGGCCCTTCCTCGACCGGCGGCGCCCAGCACACTGCCGACAACTTCACCATGTTTAACGGCGCGACTGACCGCTACGACTGGAAGATCGTCGGTAAGCGCGAGATGTACATTCCGTACAACAACTACGCGCTGGAAGACCCGAAGCTCACGTATGACGACATCGTCAAGCCAGGCCACCTGAACCCCGAGTACGTACGCTACGAGTTGCATCGTGTCTGGGTCCTGGAAGCCACTTTGCGTGAAGGGAAGCGGCACATGTACGCCAAGCGCGAGATGTACCTCGACGAGGACAGCTGGTCCATTTCGCTGGTCGACCACTACGACAACCGCGGCAATTTCTGGCGCCTGTCGGAGGCGTATCTCACACAGCTGTATGACATCAAGGTCATGGCGATGCCTATCGAGAGTTGCTACGACATAGTCAACGGACGCTACTTCACCGCCGGCCTGCGCAACGAAGTTCCGACGAAAGCTGAATACAACGCCACTGCCGCATTTTCGAACTTCAGCCCCAACTCGCTGCGTACGAGTGGCGTGCGCTAA
- a CDS encoding carboxymuconolactone decarboxylase family protein produces the protein MSVSIALPEDHELPKEVAALLKQLPPANIFRMMANAPSSLAGFIQLASSILMNSEFDARKREIAILRIGKVTASIYEWEQHVLIAQRAGVTPEEIAQIDVDGPVTGLDEEGRLLCRVAEEISLNVRLSDEALALLLERYGRRQTTELILCCSYFNMVSRFLESTRVELDADLKKLHTESNGQLKLG, from the coding sequence ATGAGCGTCAGCATCGCTTTGCCTGAAGATCACGAATTGCCCAAGGAAGTTGCCGCGCTGCTCAAGCAGCTCCCCCCGGCAAACATCTTCCGCATGATGGCCAATGCGCCGTCCAGCTTGGCTGGATTCATTCAGTTGGCCAGCTCCATCTTGATGAACAGCGAGTTCGATGCGCGCAAGCGTGAAATTGCCATCCTGCGCATCGGCAAGGTCACCGCCTCCATCTACGAATGGGAGCAGCACGTGCTGATCGCCCAGCGCGCCGGGGTGACTCCAGAAGAGATTGCCCAGATCGACGTCGACGGACCGGTCACAGGTTTGGATGAAGAGGGGCGCTTGCTCTGTCGCGTGGCCGAGGAAATTTCGCTCAACGTACGGCTCAGCGATGAAGCGCTGGCGCTGCTGCTGGAGCGCTACGGGCGGCGTCAGACCACCGAACTGATCCTCTGCTGCTCCTACTTCAACATGGTCAGTCGCTTCCTGGAGTCCACCCGCGTGGAGCTCGATGCCGACCTGAAGAAGCTGCATACCGAAAGCAACGGTCAGCTCAAGCTGGGTTAA
- a CDS encoding aldo/keto reductase, whose amino-acid sequence MIANKHLRTLGHGTGIQTPVMSLGCFSMSNAYGRRDDSESLRVIHRALDEGINLLDTADYYGWGHNEELIAKAIAGRRAGVLLSSKFGYVPKANLPFGLDSRPEYVKQACEASLFRLNTDCIDLYFQHRLDPQVPIEETVGAMAELVQEGKVRRLGLCEVSEQTLRKAHAVHPISAVQVEYSLWTREIEQQLGFYDELGVSVMAFSPLARGMLSGQLRSLEQMEASDVRRFSPRFYPENFPKNLALVDQLGEIAKRFDCTSAQLALAWLFRQHPNVIAICGSDTLPFLDDNLGALAVELDDATSEVISALFQPGKVHGDRYHPLLQQMLDK is encoded by the coding sequence ATGATCGCCAACAAACATCTGCGAACGCTGGGCCACGGCACCGGCATACAGACGCCGGTGATGTCGCTGGGCTGCTTCTCCATGAGCAACGCCTACGGACGGCGCGACGATAGCGAATCGCTGCGTGTGATCCACAGGGCGCTGGATGAGGGCATCAACCTGCTCGATACCGCGGACTACTACGGCTGGGGGCACAACGAAGAGCTGATAGCCAAGGCCATTGCCGGACGCCGCGCCGGCGTGCTGCTTTCGAGCAAATTCGGCTATGTGCCTAAGGCCAATCTGCCCTTCGGCTTGGACAGTCGTCCGGAATACGTCAAACAGGCCTGCGAAGCCTCGCTGTTCCGCCTGAATACGGACTGCATCGATCTGTACTTCCAGCACCGGCTGGATCCACAGGTACCGATCGAAGAAACAGTCGGAGCCATGGCGGAGCTTGTGCAGGAGGGCAAGGTACGTCGCCTGGGGCTGTGCGAGGTCTCGGAGCAAACCTTGCGCAAGGCCCATGCGGTACACCCCATTTCGGCGGTGCAGGTGGAGTACTCGCTGTGGACGCGTGAGATCGAGCAACAGCTCGGGTTCTATGATGAGCTCGGCGTGTCGGTGATGGCGTTCTCACCGCTGGCGCGGGGCATGCTTTCCGGTCAGCTGCGCAGCCTGGAGCAAATGGAAGCCAGCGACGTACGCCGATTCTCGCCGCGCTTCTACCCGGAAAACTTTCCCAAGAATCTGGCCCTGGTCGATCAGCTCGGCGAGATAGCCAAGCGCTTCGACTGCACCAGTGCGCAGCTCGCGCTGGCCTGGCTGTTCCGCCAGCACCCCAATGTGATTGCGATCTGCGGTAGCGACACCCTGCCATTTCTCGATGACAACCTCGGTGCGCTGGCCGTCGAGCTGGATGACGCCACGAGTGAAGTCATCAGCGCGCTGTTTCAGCCGGGCAAAGTTCATGGCGACCGTTATCACCCATTGTTGCAGCAGATGCTGGACAAGTAA